A region of Vanessa cardui chromosome 1, ilVanCard2.1, whole genome shotgun sequence DNA encodes the following proteins:
- the LOC124531097 gene encoding pancreatic lipase-related protein 2-like, whose amino-acid sequence MKNLKILILIATICTYNVIASTVPRVANETEEDELVIEDLSQYNNFQNDVLEKLLNANDNNAYWLFTRKNPITPQIIVNGDAISLWTSNYDGSKPLKVIAHGWGRDGTSPVNTMITSAFLDVSDVNVIVVDWRDSASGNYVSASVSVPAAGRFLGNFLQWLIRTGGGNWDNVHLIGYSLGAHLVGNAGREVGGQPIRVTGLDPAGPFWSNPFALNKNSGRYVEAIHTNILARGITEPIAHVDFYPNGGQMQPGCDTNQCSHSRSYMLFASSIRTNHFIGRECADLWQAVINQCYGRTFNMGNGNLSKKGSGIYAVNTRSSWPF is encoded by the exons ATGAAGAACTTGAAGATTCTCATCTTAATTGCAACAA TATGTACCTACAATGTTATTGCATCCACGGTACCTCGTGTGGCTAATGAAACCGAGGAGGATGAGCTAGTGATTGAAGATTTatcacaatacaataattttcaaaacGATGTCCTTGAAAAATTACTTAATGCAAACGATAACAATGCTTATTGGCTGTTTACGAG AAAGAATCCAATCACACCCCAAATAATTGTAAACGGAGACGCAATATCGTTATGGACATCAAATTATGATGGTAGCAAGCCTCTTAAAGTTATTGCTCATGGATGGGGCCGTGATGGCACTTCTCCTGTAAATACTATGATCACGTCAGCCTTTCTAGATGTATCTGACGTTAATGTAATCGTTGTTGACTGGAGAGACAGTGCTAGTGGTAACTACGTAAGTGCTTCAGTAAGTGTACCAGCTGCAGGCCGGTTCCTTGGAAACTTCTTGCAATGGCTGATTCGTACCGGTGGAGGCAATTGGGATAATGTACACCTTATCGGTTATAGTCTTGGCGCTCATTTAGTAGGAAATGCTGGAAGGGAAGTAGGAGGTCAACCCATTAGGGTTACTG GACTCGATCCAGCTGGTCCATTTTGGAGCAATCCCTTTGCATTAAACAAGAACTCTGGCCGATACGTAGAAGCAATTCACACCAACATTCTTGCTCGGGGTATTACAGAACCCATAGCCCATGTGGACTTTTACCCCAATGGTGGTCAAATGCAACCAGGTTGTGATACAAATCAGTGTTCACATTCTCGCTCTTATATGCTATTTGCTTCGAGTATTCGAACAAATCACTTTATCGGTAGAGAATGCGCCGATCTCTGGCAAGCTGTAATAAACCAATGTTATGGTAGAACTTTTAATATGGGTAATGGGAATTTAAGTAAGAAAGG AAGTGGTATCTACGCCGTAAACACGAGAAGCAGCTGGCCTTTTTAA
- the LOC124531351 gene encoding pancreatic lipase-related protein 2-like, with the protein MKLLTVLLASVTLCTGSAIPLVPKDNSHYVEGVSRYIWMPDGEGALHLVDLQAPVDEAQLLSTRNGANNQCWLFTRQNPTSRQVLVNGNINSVRNSNYRANRPTKVIVHGWNNNGNTQMNPLITSAFLAVQDVNVIVLDWNRLANGAYTTAVRGVPDVGRHLGNFLIWLFNNAGGNWNQLHLVGFSLGAHVVGNAGRTVGGRAARVTGLDPAGPQWGNNPNALNRNSGVYVESIHTDGRSLGIFDPISDADFYPNGGRNPQPGCLTPTCSHGRATELFAATIRFNRFVGRRCNNLNEAQLSSCSGSQLLMGNSNLGKRGAGIFGLRTGSSWPF; encoded by the exons ATGAAACTCCTAACGGTTCTTCTTGCTTCAGTAACGT tGTGTACTGGAAGCGCCATTCCTCTGGTGCCAAAAGACAACAGCCACTATGTCGAAGGAGTAAGCCGGTACATCTGGATGCCAGATGGTGAAGGTGCTCTTCATTTGGTAGATCTTCAGGCCCCAGTGGACGAAGCTCAGCTTTTGAGCACTAGGAACGGCGCCAACAACCAATGTTGGCTCTTTACCAG ACAAAACCCAACCAGTCGTCAAGTTTTGGTCAATGGTAACATTAATTCCGTACGTAACTCGAACTACCGAGCTAACAGGCCCACCAAAGTTATTGTCCACGGATGGAACAACAATGGCAACACCCAAATGAACCCGTTGATCACCTCCGCCTTCCTGGCTGTTCAAGATGTCAATGTGATCGTTTTGGACTGGAACCGTCTTGCTAACGGTGCATATACAACGGCAGTGCGCGGTGTACCCGATGTTGGTCGTCATCTTGGAAACTTCCTAATCTGGCTCTTCAATAACGCTGGTGGTAACTGGAATCAGCTACACTTGGTTGGCTTCAGTTTAGGTGCTCATGTTGTTGGCAATGCTGGCCGCACGGTCGGGGGACGAGCTGCCCGTGTCACAG GATTGGATCCTGCGGGCCCACAGTGGGGTAATAACCCCAACGCACTCAATCGTAATTCTGGTGTATATGTTGAATCAATTCACACCGATGGTCGTTCCCTGGGTATTTTCGATCCTATCTCTGACGCTGATTTCTACCCCAACGGTGGCAGAAACCCACAGCCTGGCTGTCTTACTCCCACTTGTTCCCACGGCCGCGCCACTGAACTTTTCGCTGCCACTATAAGATTTAATCGCTTTGTTGGAAGACGATGCAACAATCTTAATGAAGCTCAACTTAGCAGCTGTAGCGGTAGTCAACTTCTTATGGGTAACTCTAACTTGGGAAAAAGAGG AGCGGGTATTTTCGGATTGCGAACTGGAAGTTCCTGGCCTTTCTAA